Sequence from the Amaranthus tricolor cultivar Red isolate AtriRed21 chromosome 1, ASM2621246v1, whole genome shotgun sequence genome:
caaattttacttcattgttttccctacagtaaagtcgttgcaaaagattgactatcatgtattgcaacaacttgaattgttgtgaaaaacagaaatttaacaacgaaaatggttgtagctaaaaatgcaggaaatttggcaacgagcgtttttgttgctaaaaacgtttgaaggaattgcaacgacatttttttggcaacaatagatctcgttgcaaaaaacagataccttttgcaaccaccatagtcgttgctaaaacctttagctacggctgtacccgcaacaatggagttcgttgcaaaaaacatttttagcaacgaaatcaggtttttagcaacgacttcttctgttgctaaaaacaagttttcttgtagtgtaaGAATAGGATCTGTATGTCATATATCCTAGAATACTTTAGAGTAATTAGTTGCCACTTGCCAAGACCCATTATATGACTACTATATGAGCACTCAAAACTCCTTTTTTGTGgaacatattttcttttttgtaaaatCAAAATCTTTACACCGTGACTCGTTCTTTTTCTATCGTTATTGCATGGTTTCTTTTAACTTTCCCGAAGGATTAATTAGCTTGTTTATACTAATCTGTAATCTAAATATTTTTTCAGATGAGGAAGTTCAGTTCTTCTTTGGATTGGCAACAGCACCAGCTCACGTGGAAGATAGGCTTGATGATGCTTGGCTTCAATTTGTCAAAGAAAAGCCTTGTGAAGAATCCACATCTACTGAGCAGCAACCAACTGATGGTCTTTTAGCTTCAGTTGCTGGAGATGGTGGCGTTCAACCAGTTTTATCTTCAGAAGTTAAAGAAAGGcctaagaaaaagaaaaatctcAAGGTAGCTATGGAAGCAATGATAAGAGGATTTGAGAATTTCATTGAAGAACCAGATGAACATCAATCTTTGACTAGTGAGTTAACCCATAATGTGGCTGTTTGTTTAATTCAAGGTTCCTTATCTTATTATTGAATAAGCAATGGTTGCGTGAGGGAGAAGGACTGCTCTGAGTCTGTTTGctttacttatttttatcagtcaaaatttttttttaaaggaatgagtaagtttaccggtaacaggtaaaatggtatgccaacgagaaatatgtatcaaacttcgtattattcatggttaattttAAGTTcctattattgtaggaaaatcagtgaaagttcgtattattcagggtaatttttccatgtttatttaactatttttaatcaaattagatgtaaaatgataaaactttaattttatttacagtcaaataagtaaaagtaacaaagtaataatcacgaATTTATTTGCATTTAACCTTTTTGCCTTAACTAAGGGGAATcctatcatcaattaaaaaatgtctaacaatttaatctgatattgactcgatctattGTAATTAATAATTCGTAGCGAATTTTACTGGAAAATAATACCAGAATCCGATCTGTACCCAGTAAAACCGAACAAATTATTAACCAATGAcagtccgagaccgattgactactcgacacgaacttcaaccgacaccgaaccgatgctaacccgatagctcaaataactgatcttcCACCGaacgtgactaaccgacctgacGCAAATGTGACCCGCCGTAACATGTATCCAAAAAATAATCGATCCGATATACAacaaccgaatgacacccgtctgaaaccgacccaatcacccgaatgaacacctctaccttCAAGTATTGTATTCTTAacttcctttttcattttagtatAATGGGTGACATGGTGAGGAGTGAGGACAATGGTTTGATTGCCTTTTTCGTCAACCAAATCTAAGAAGACATTTGGAATTTGGCTATGAGCTGGAAGCAAAATCATGAGAGGAAAAATGTTGGTCAAACTATCTAAAGTGTATTAATAGATGTTTTACTATAGCAAGCCTTATACAATGTGAACTCTGATTTGAAATACTTTAGTTGCAAATTTATTAGGAAAGGAAATTatgagaaaaagagaaaaaatgtaTACTCTCAGTGTTATACTTTCTTGCATGATATACTTCAACTTTCAAGAACGTGTTTAAGAGTTTAAGATAACTACCAAAGTAGTTCGTTTGAATTTGTATTTTGAAAAAGTTTCTCATTGCATAGCCCTTAGCATTACGAAG
This genomic interval carries:
- the LOC130807142 gene encoding beta-glucosidase-like SFR2, chloroplastic — protein: MSTQNSFFVEHIFFFVKSKSLHHEEVQFFFGLATAPAHVEDRLDDAWLQFVKEKPCEESTSTEQQPTDGLLASVAGDGGVQPVLSSEVKERPKKKKNLKVAMEAMIRGFENFIEEPDEHQSLTSELTHNVAVCLIQGSLSYY